One Acidobacteriota bacterium genomic window, GTCTGATTCGAGCGCGTGGAGCTCATCAGTGACACGCCGTATGCGATCCAATACGGGGTCCATGGCTCGCATCGTACCACGACGGAGGGTGGAAATCGGGCATGGCGAGGTTGGCCGGTTGGGCACTGTCCTTCGTACTCTCGCCGGGAAGCGCGCGCGGCGGTAGCATCGCGCTATGTGCCCACAAGCGCTGTTGTGCAGCCCGGATCCGCAGGTCGTCACCGCCATCCAACGCATCCTCAACGCTTCCGGCATCGAGCTCGAAGTCTGCACCCATCCGGAGGCCGGCAGGTCGCGGCTCGAGCAGCAGAAATACGATGCCGTGTTCGTGGACTGCGACGACATGCCGCTCGGCGCCGAGCTGCTGCCAGCGCTGCGCGCCACGCCCTCGAACCGCCAGGCCATCGCGTTTGCGCTGCTCAACGGCACCACCGGGGCGCGCGAGGCCTACGCGCTAGGGGCGAATTTCACGCTCGAAAAGCCGCTCACCGTCGAGGTCACCACGCGCACGCTGCGCGCCGCCGCCGGATTGATCGCGCGCGAGCGCCGCCGCTACTTCGCCAGGACGTCTGCGTCAATGTGCAGCTCTGGGTCCGGAACACGGTGCGCGACGCAGGGTGCACGACTGAGCACTCCGCGCTGATGACCAACCTGAGCGAGTCGGGCATGCTGCTCTCGCAAGTGGAGTTGAAGGCCGACACCAAGATGCGCTTTCAGTTCACGCTGCCGTGGAGCGAGATCGTGGTCAACGGCTCGGGGGTGGTGACGTGGGCGGGCGGCGGCTGTGCCGGTGTGCGGACCGCAGTGGCCAAACCCATCCGGCGCGCGCTCGAAGACTGGGTGAACGACCGCGCCTTCCGCGATAAACAGTTCTCCATCTCCAACCATCTGCACGCGCACTAAGCGCAGCGCTGCTAGATGAGGCGGTCGGCGAGGGCGGGAGTGAGCGCCGGCGCGGAGCGCGCGGGCGCCTCGTCTGTAGTCTCTTCCCACAACGAGCGGTCACGCAGGATACGCGAGACCAGGGCGGTGTGCATGGCGTGGCCGGCGCGGTCAGCGACCACGCGGCCGATGATGCGCTTACCAAGCAGCGCCAGGTCGCCGATGAGGTCGAGCACCTTGTGGCGCACGAACTCATCCTGAAAACGCAGCGGACCGTTTTCCACGCCGTCATCCGTCAGCACGATGCAGCTCTCCGGCGTGGCGCCGCGGATCAATCCCATGTTGCGCATCTGGCGCTCGTCGCGGCGGAATCCGAAAGTCCGCGCGGGGGCGATCTCGCGGCGATAGCGGTCGCCGGATAACTCCACCTCGAAAACCTCGTTGCCGATCAGCGGATGCGGGAAGTTGATGGCGTACGAGACCGAGTATCCCTCGGCGGGATAAACGCCGATGAACTTGTCGCCCTCGCGCACCTCCACTTCCTTGCGCATGCGGAGATACGCGCGCTTCTTGCGCTGCTGTTTGAGGCCGGCGTCCATCACCATGTCCACGAACGGTTGCGCCGAGCCATCGAGGATGGGAAGCTCCAGGTTGTCGAGCTCGATGATGGCGTTGTCCACGCCCAGTCCGATGAAGGCAGAGAGCAGATGCTCGGTGGTCGAGATGAGCACGCCCTTCTTCATCAGCGAAGTCGCGTAGCTCACTTTCGCCACGTTGCGGCTCACGGCTTCAACCTCGAAGTTGTCGAGATCGGTGCGACGGAAGACCACGCCCGTGCCCGCCGCGGCCGGCAGGATGCGCACGCGTACCGGCGCACCGCTGTGCAGACCTACCCCGGAGCATTCCACAGGACGGCGGATTGTCTGTTCGGCGGCCAACGTTATCTGCCGGTAGATGAATAGATTACAGCCGAGGCTGGAAATGTGGCTGTTGTATTTTAGCCACAGTGCGTGGCTATCCGTGGACGACCGGAGGCGCCTCGTTCGGAACGCGAGGGTCGGCAACGCGTGCATTGGCGTAGAACAGGTCTTCGATGGCGCGCTGCACCCGCACGGCGAGCTTTTCCATGTCGTGCAGCGTGAGCCCCGCGGTTGCGATGGGATCGCCGAAAATAAGCTGCACCGGGCCGGGATGGATGTGAAACGTGTTGATGGGCAGCACTTCATACGTCCCCACGATCGCGCAGGGGACCACTTCCACCTGCGCTTTGATGGCAACGTAAAAAGCTCCCGGCATGAGCGGCCGAATCTCGCCCGTCTGGCTGCGGCCGCCCTCGGGAAAGACGACGAGCGGCATGCCACCCTTCAATCCCCCGACCGCATTCCGCAGGCTGCGAAACGAAGCGTGCGCATTGTCGCGATCGATGGGGATCTGCCCCGAGCGGCGCAGGTGCCAGCCCAGGAAGGGATAGCGGAACAGCTCATGCTTCGCGATGATGCGGAACTGGAACGGCAAGTGGGCATAGAGCACGGGGATATCCATCGCCGAGGCATGATTGAAGGCGTAGAGATGCGGCTTCGTCATATCCACGCGCTCACGTCCGCTCACGGTGACGGGCACCATCGCCGTCTTCAAGATGAGCCACGACCAGGTACGCGCGAGTGCTTGCTGGAGGCGTCCGGTACGGTCGAAGACGGATGCGACCATGGAGATCGCGCCCAGCACGATGGTGTACAGGTAGACCAGGTTGTTGAGGATCAGGATGGAGCGCAGGTAGCTGAGCGTGCCACCTTTTTTGCGCGCCGCTGGCGCGGTCGTCGCGGGTGCTCCGTTGATCGGATGATCGGTTGAAGTCATCGGTCGGCGCCGAGCTGCTGCAGGGCTTCGCCGACAAGATAGATGGAGCCGGTGACCACAACCAACGCTTTGCAGCGGGCGAGGTCTTTTGCCACGCGAAGGGCGTCGGCAGGGTCTGGGCGGCAAACCGTATCTGCCCCGGTGCGAGCAGCGGCATCGCGGATCTCTTCTGGCGACGCGGCGCGCGGATTCGCGACCGTGGTGGCAACCACACGCTCGGCGAGCGGGAAGAGGATGTCGGCCATCTCGGCGATGGCCTTATCGCGCAGCGCGGCGAAGACGAACACCAGCGGCCGGTCTTCGAAGTAGCTCGACAGCGCCGAGCGCAGCGCCCACGCCCCGGCAGGGTTGTGGGCCACGTCGAGCAGATACTGCTGGCCGTCGCGCTCGATAAGTTGCAGGCGTCCGGGCCAGCGCGTCTCGCGGATGCCGCGGGCGATGTCCTTGGCTGCTACCTTGAAGCCGAACTTGTTCAGCTCGACCGCCGCGGCAATGGCGAGTGCGAGGTTGCGCAGCTGGTGGCGTCCGACCAAGGGAGAGTCGACCAGGATGGTCTCGCCGTTGAGCTCCAACTGGTAGCGATTGCGTAAATCAGGAGAGGGGCCGGCGAGCGAGTCGCCGGCCGCCACACGAGTCGAGTCCGCATTGGGCGAGACTGGCGGCATGTAGGGCACCGCGCTTACGCCGCGCGCGTTGCGCTCCTGCGCCACCTTGCCGATGACCTCGTTGGCCTCCGGATGTTGCGGCAGCGTGACCAGCACGCCGTTGGCGCGGATGATGCCGGCCTTCTCGCGCGCGATCTCGGTGATGGTATCGCCCAGGAACTTCTGGTGGTCGAGCGCGATGTCGGTGATGACCGAAAGCGCAGGCTCGGTGACGTTGGTGGCATCGAGCCGACCGCCCATGCCAACCTCGAGCACGGCGATCTCTACGCCGGTGGAGGCGAAGTACTCGAAGGCCATCGCGGTGAGCGTCTCGAAGAAACTCGGATGCCAGGGCAGCTTGCCTTGCTGAACCAACTCTTGCGCCGCCTGGTCCACGCGCTGATGTATCTCGGCGAACTCCGGCTCCGAGATCTCCTCTCCGTTGCAGCTGTTCGAGAAAACAACGATCCGCTCGTTGATGCGGAGGAGATGCGGCGAGGTGTAGAGCCCGGTGCGGTGTCCGGCAGCAGCGAGGATGGAAGCGAGCGTCGCGGCGGTGGAGCCCTTACCGTTCGTCCCCGCGATGAGCACGGAAGCGAAGCGGCGCTCGGGATTGCCCAACGCCGCGAGCAGCACGCGCGTGTGGTCGAGATCGAACTTCGCCGCGGGCGTGAGGTGGAGCTCATGCCCAAGCGCGAGCAGCTTCTCGACGGATTGGATGTAAGTGCTCATGACGATTCAGGTCGCTATAGGGGTTCGTCGACTCGCGCTCACGTCGCTCGCGCCTCGCTCAGAATGACGATGGGTGGAGGCGGAGCTGCTTCACGCCGCCATGAAATCGAAGGCGCGCGCGATGTAGTCCTTGAGCTCGCGGCGGGGCACGATGGCGTCGAGGAAGCCCTTTTCCAGCAGGAATTCCGAGCGCTGGAATCCCTCGGGCAGTTTCTGCCGGATAGTCTGCTCGATCACGCGCGGCCCGGCGAATCCGATGAGCGCGCCCGGCTCCGCGATGTTCAGGTCGCCGAGCATGGCGTAGCTGGCGGTCACGCCGCCGGTGGTCGGATCGGTGAGCACGCTCACGTAGGGAACTCTGACCTCGTCCAGCCGCGCCAGCGCGGCGGAAATCTTCGCCATCTGCATGAGCGAGACCACGCCTTCCATCATGCGCGCGCCGCCCGACGCGGAGACGATGACCAACGGATGTCGCTGAAAGGTCGCGCGCTCGATGGCCCGCGTGATGGCCTCGCCCACGACCGCGCCCATGCTGCCGCCGATGAACGAGTACTCCATCGCACTCACCACCACGGGCTTGCCCTTGATGGTGCCTTCGGCGTTGAGGATGGCGTCGGCGAGTTCGGTCTCGGCTTGCGCCTTGCGCAGCCGCTCTTCATACGGGCGGACGTCCACGAACTTCAGCGGGTCGGTGGAGACGATGCCGGTGTCTTCGATCTTGAATCCAGGGTCGAGCAGCAGCTCGAGGCGCGTGCGCGCGTCGATGCGGAAGTGGCGATCGCACTTCGGGCAGACGTTCGCGTTCTCTTCCAGGTCTTTTTTCCAGATGATCTGGCGGCATCCATCACACTTCACCCATAGGCCTTCGGTGCGGACCTTTTTGGTGTCCGCCGAGATCTCGAGTTCGGTGTCGGTGCGCTTGAACCAGGCCATTTTGAGTACCGAGTTGCGAGTACCGAGTTGCGAGTCTGTAATTCTAAATGGTTGGAGGACAATGCAGAAGCGCGCGGTCAACTGCCGCTAGAGCCGATGGCCAGCAGGCCAACTCGGTACTCAGTACTCGATTCCCCGCTGCGCCATGATGCCCTTCTGGTAGGCGTGCTTCACCTCACGCATCTCGGTGACGGTATCGGCCAGCTCGACGATCGCGGGATGCGCGTTGCGTCCCGTCAATATCACATGCACCTGCTCGGGCTTGCGCTTCAACACCTCCGCCACCTTCTGCGGGTCGAGCATGTTGTAGCTGATGGCGTAGTTGATCTCGTCGAGGATGACGAGATCCCACTCGCCTGAAACGATGGCCTGCTCCGCCTCGGCCCACGCCGCCTCGACCAGCTTCACGTCTTCGGGATCAGTCTCGGCGCCGCCCACTTTCACGAAGCCGCGGCCCATCTGCTTCATCACGAACTTGTCGCCGAAGGCGGCAACCGCGTCGAGCTCGCCATAGTGCCACGAGCCCTTGAGGAACTGCAGCATCAGCACGCGCAAGCCATTGCCCACGGCACGCAGCGCCGTGCCCATGGCAGCGGTCGTCTTGCCCTTACCTGGGCCGGTGTTCACGATGATGAGGCCTTTGCGCGTGTCAGCCATTGCTTCGGAGTCTCAATGCCCGGTGTGGTACGGGTGTCCCTTGAGGATTGTAAACGCGCGATAGAGCTGTTCGAGCAAGACGACGCGCGCGAGTTCGTGCGCGAGCGTCATCTTGCCGAAGGCGAGCGTGAGGTCGGCGGCGTGGCGGGCAGCAGCGGTGAATCCGTCTGCCGGACCGATGGCGAAGACGAGCTGTTGCGTGCCGCGGTCCTGCTGGTCGCTGAGGAACTGCGAGAATTCTTCCGAGGTGAACTGGCGGCCGCGCTGGTCAAGGATCACGAGCACCGGACGGGTGCGTCCGCCCAGCTTTTCGACCGACTTCAGCAGCGCGTCCTCGTCGGGGGACTCGAGCGATTCAGCCTCGGCGAAGCGCCCGAGCCGCTTCATGTACTCCGCGGTGAGCGCGGTGATGGCCGGTTCTTTGGTTTTGCCGATCCAGGCGATGCGCAGCTTCACGGATAAAGGTTTATCACATCGCCCGCGGCGAAGCGGTCAGTCCAAGCCATAGCGCTTGCGCTTTTCCAGCAGCGTCTTGCGGCTTATGCCCAGGATGGCCGCCGCCTGCGACTTCTTTCCGCGCGTGAACTCGAGCACCTCGGCGATGTACGCGCGCTCGAGCTGTTCGAGCGTCTGCTTGGCGCCTGTCTTAGCGGCCACGTGTGCCGGCAGGTCTTCCACCAGGATCTCGCCGCCGGAGCCATAGACCAACGCGCGCTCGATGAGGTTCCTCAGTTCGCGGACGTTTCCCGGGAACGGGTATTGTTCCAGCGCGCGCATGGCGGCGGTAGAGAACTTTGGCGTCGGCTTGCGATGGACTTCGGAGAGCTGTGCCAGCAGGTGCTCGGCGAGCGGCGCGATGTCCGCCGGACGCTCGCGCAGCGGCGCCACCGTGAGCGGCACCACGTTGAGCCGGTAATAGAGGTCTTCGCGGAAGGTCTTGCGCGCGACCGCGTGTTCGAGGTCGATGTTGGTGAGCGCGATGAGTCGCGCTTGCACAGCCACGGGCTTGCTCCCACCTAAACGATCGAATTTGCGCTCCTCGATCACGCGCAGCAGCTTCGCCTGCGCGGGCATGGAGAGGGCAGCGATCTCGTCGAGCACCAGCGTGCCCGCGCCCGCGAATTCGAGGCGTCCGCGCTTCATCTCGGTGGCGCCGGTGAAGGCGCCGCGCTCATAGCCGAACAGCTCGCTCTCCACCAGCTCATGCGGCAGCGCGGCGCAATCGATCTTCACGAAGGGCGCGCTGCTGTGCGCGGAAACGCTGCGCGTGGACAGAGACAGGAAGTGGACAAGCTCGGCGAGCAGGTCTTTGCCCGTGCCGCTTTCGCCGCGGATCAACACGGTGGCTTCGGTGGGCGCGACCTTCTCCACCTGCTCGAGCAGCTGCAGCGACTTCGGATCGCGCGCGACAAAGATCCTTTGCGAATCAAAAGCTGGAAACGCAGAGCTCGGACTCGAGGACGCGGGGCGGGATGGAGGGACGCGGACCATGAGCAGCGAGAAACGCCGCGCGTATTCTACTTCTCTCGCCTGACCCTCACTCTGAACCGCTAGGAGGCTCTACGCACGCGCCTCTTCACCGAGCGCGAGCGCATGGAAGCAGAAGACGCCGAGGCTTTGCTCTTCGTCGCTTTGCGCGCAGCCGGCTTCGTCGCAGTTTTCTTGACTGCGGCTTTCCGCGTGGCAGCCTTGCGCGGTTTCGCCGCCAGCTCGGCGGGGGAGAGGCGCTTGGCGCCCTTCCACAAGCGCTCGAGGTCATAGAACGCGCGCGCCGCGGGCGCGAACACATGGACGACGAAGTCCAGGTAATCGAGCAGCACCCATTCGGCCTTCTGGTATCCCTCGATGTGCGTGGGGCGCTGGCCCACCTGCTTCAGCCGCAGCTCCACCTCGTCTGCAATGGCCTGGATCTGCCGCGGATTGCTGCCCGAGCAGATGACGAAATAATCGGTGAAGGTGGAAGCGGCCTTGTCCATCTCGAGGATGGTCAGGGCGTCGGCTTTTTTCTCTTCGCAGGCGGAGAGGGCGATCAGGACTTGCTGGCGCGTGGTGGTCGTCATCAGTAGTTATAGGCTGGTGGCTAAAGGCTTAAGGGCTAGTCTAAATCACTGGCGGCGCTCACCGCTTCCGCTTGCCCGATATAGATGCAGCTTGCGGATGTACTCGGCGACCTCGGGGATGACGAATCGCGCCAGCGACCGCTTGCCCACGACCGCCGACCGCACTTCCGTCGACGAGAACGGCACTTTTACTTCGGGGAGTAGATGCAGCACCACGCGTCCCTGGTCGAGGACGACGTCGCCGGTACCGGTGCCGCGCGCGAACGTCTTCAGCACCGCTTTCGACGGACGTATCTCGGCCGGCAGCGCCGCCGCCACATCGCCGAGCGACCATCCGGGACGGCTGGCGATGATGAACTCAGCCTCGCGCAGCAACGTGACAGCCTCGTGCCACTTAGCGATGTCTTCGAAGGCGTCGATGCCGATCATCACGAACAGGCGCGCGGTCTTCGCTCTCCCCAACTCCTGCTTCGCCTTGCGGACCGTGTCGAGGGTGTAGCTGGGCCGGTCCTTGCCACCAGACTGCGGCGCTTCCAGCAATGAGGGGATGAAATCTTTTTCGCCTTCGAGCGCCAGCGCCAGCATGGCGTAGCGATGCAGGAACGGCGTGAGCGGCCCAGGTTGCTTGTGTGGCGGATGCGACGCCGGGACGAACAACACCTGCTGGAGCGCAAAGCGCTCCGCCGCCGCGCGCGCGACGGCGAGGTGTCCGCGATGCACGGGATCGAAGGTGCCGCCGAAGAGGCCTATGTTCATCTTTAAAATGCACCCCTGAGGATTTAACCACGAAGCGGGCCTACTTCCGCCAGTCGCGCGGACGCCGCTTGCGCTCCGCAGGCGCGACAGCGGCAAGATCGGCCTGATGCGCCCGTGTCTCCCCAGCGGCGTGCTGCGTGCGCGCCTGCTTCACTTCTTCCCACATCGCGTACTTGAATACTTCCAGACCCTCGCCGGTCACGGCGGAGATGGAGTAGAACGGCAAGCGCTTCTGCTTCGCGAAAGCGCGCAGCCGGGCCAGTTTCTCGGGCTCGGTGGACGGTTTCGGCGTCTTCATTTTGCGCGGCGCGGGTTTTTTCTTCTTAGCGCGGGAAATGTTGCGAGACGGGGCAAGCCCCGTCTCGACCGTACGGGCATCGCTCGCGGCGAACATCTGCGCCGCGTCGATCTTGTTGGCCACCACGATCATGGGCTTCTTCTCGAGGCCGGCGCCGAAGCTGGCCAGCTCCGCCATGATGACCTTGAAGTCCTCGACCGGGTCGGGACGTCCACTGGCCTCCGAAACGTCGAGCACGTGGACGAGCAGCCGCGTGCGCTCGATGTGTTTCAGGAACTGGATGCCGAGCCCGGCGCCTTCGTGCGCGCCCGCGATCAGTCCGGGGATATCCGCGACCACGAAGCTGTTCCCGTCTTCGCGCTTGCCGATCTGCACCACGCCCAGGTTCGGCTCGAGCGTGGTGAAGGGATAGTCCGCGATCTTCGGTTTCGCCGCCGAGATGCGCGAGATGATAGTCGACTTGCCCACGTTGGGATACCCGACCAGGCCAACGTCGGCGAGCAGCTTGAGCTCGAGGCGATAGTGGCGCTCCTCGCCCTCGCGCCCCTGCTCGTGCTCCTGCGGAGCTTGATGGGTGGAAGTAGCGAAGTGCTGGTTGCCGCGCCCGCCGCGTCCAC contains:
- a CDS encoding bifunctional folylpolyglutamate synthase/dihydrofolate synthase, with the protein product MSTYIQSVEKLLALGHELHLTPAAKFDLDHTRVLLAALGNPERRFASVLIAGTNGKGSTAATLASILAAAGHRTGLYTSPHLLRINERIVVFSNSCNGEEISEPEFAEIHQRVDQAAQELVQQGKLPWHPSFFETLTAMAFEYFASTGVEIAVLEVGMGGRLDATNVTEPALSVITDIALDHQKFLGDTITEIAREKAGIIRANGVLVTLPQHPEANEVIGKVAQERNARGVSAVPYMPPVSPNADSTRVAAGDSLAGPSPDLRNRYQLELNGETILVDSPLVGRHQLRNLALAIAAAVELNKFGFKVAAKDIARGIRETRWPGRLQLIERDGQQYLLDVAHNPAGAWALRSALSSYFEDRPLVFVFAALRDKAIAEMADILFPLAERVVATTVANPRAASPEEIRDAAARTGADTVCRPDPADALRVAKDLARCKALVVVTGSIYLVGEALQQLGADR
- a CDS encoding 1-acyl-sn-glycerol-3-phosphate acyltransferase; translation: MTSTDHPINGAPATTAPAARKKGGTLSYLRSILILNNLVYLYTIVLGAISMVASVFDRTGRLQQALARTWSWLILKTAMVPVTVSGRERVDMTKPHLYAFNHASAMDIPVLYAHLPFQFRIIAKHELFRYPFLGWHLRRSGQIPIDRDNAHASFRSLRNAVGGLKGGMPLVVFPEGGRSQTGEIRPLMPGAFYVAIKAQVEVVPCAIVGTYEVLPINTFHIHPGPVQLIFGDPIATAGLTLHDMEKLAVRVQRAIEDLFYANARVADPRVPNEAPPVVHG
- the nadD gene encoding nicotinate (nicotinamide) nucleotide adenylyltransferase, which encodes MNIGLFGGTFDPVHRGHLAVARAAAERFALQQVLFVPASHPPHKQPGPLTPFLHRYAMLALALEGEKDFIPSLLEAPQSGGKDRPSYTLDTVRKAKQELGRAKTARLFVMIGIDAFEDIAKWHEAVTLLREAEFIIASRPGWSLGDVAAALPAEIRPSKAVLKTFARGTGTGDVVLDQGRVVLHLLPEVKVPFSSTEVRSAVVGKRSLARFVIPEVAEYIRKLHLYRASGSGERRQ
- a CDS encoding response regulator translates to MCPQALLCSPDPQVVTAIQRILNASGIELEVCTHPEAGRSRLEQQKYDAVFVDCDDMPLGAELLPALRATPSNRQAIAFALLNGTTGAREAYALGANFTLEKPLTVEVTTRTLRAAAGLIARERRRYFARTSASMCSSGSGTRCATQGARLSTPR
- the rsfS gene encoding ribosome silencing factor; amino-acid sequence: MTTTTRQQVLIALSACEEKKADALTILEMDKAASTFTDYFVICSGSNPRQIQAIADEVELRLKQVGQRPTHIEGYQKAEWVLLDYLDFVVHVFAPAARAFYDLERLWKGAKRLSPAELAAKPRKAATRKAAVKKTATKPAARKATKSKASASSASMRSRSVKRRVRRAS
- a CDS encoding sigma-54 dependent transcriptional regulator — its product is MVRVPPSRPASSSPSSAFPAFDSQRIFVARDPKSLQLLEQVEKVAPTEATVLIRGESGTGKDLLAELVHFLSLSTRSVSAHSSAPFVKIDCAALPHELVESELFGYERGAFTGATEMKRGRLEFAGAGTLVLDEIAALSMPAQAKLLRVIEERKFDRLGGSKPVAVQARLIALTNIDLEHAVARKTFREDLYYRLNVVPLTVAPLRERPADIAPLAEHLLAQLSEVHRKPTPKFSTAAMRALEQYPFPGNVRELRNLIERALVYGSGGEILVEDLPAHVAAKTGAKQTLEQLERAYIAEVLEFTRGKKSQAAAILGISRKTLLEKRKRYGLD
- the cobO gene encoding cob(I)yrinic acid a,c-diamide adenosyltransferase, translating into MADTRKGLIIVNTGPGKGKTTAAMGTALRAVGNGLRVLMLQFLKGSWHYGELDAVAAFGDKFVMKQMGRGFVKVGGAETDPEDVKLVEAAWAEAEQAIVSGEWDLVILDEINYAISYNMLDPQKVAEVLKRKPEQVHVILTGRNAHPAIVELADTVTEMREVKHAYQKGIMAQRGIEY
- a CDS encoding 23S rRNA (pseudouridine(1915)-N(3))-methyltransferase RlmH, with the protein product MKLRIAWIGKTKEPAITALTAEYMKRLGRFAEAESLESPDEDALLKSVEKLGGRTRPVLVILDQRGRQFTSEEFSQFLSDQQDRGTQQLVFAIGPADGFTAAARHAADLTLAFGKMTLAHELARVVLLEQLYRAFTILKGHPYHTGH
- the accD gene encoding acetyl-CoA carboxylase, carboxyltransferase subunit beta: MAWFKRTDTELEISADTKKVRTEGLWVKCDGCRQIIWKKDLEENANVCPKCDRHFRIDARTRLELLLDPGFKIEDTGIVSTDPLKFVDVRPYEERLRKAQAETELADAILNAEGTIKGKPVVVSAMEYSFIGGSMGAVVGEAITRAIERATFQRHPLVIVSASGGARMMEGVVSLMQMAKISAALARLDEVRVPYVSVLTDPTTGGVTASYAMLGDLNIAEPGALIGFAGPRVIEQTIRQKLPEGFQRSEFLLEKGFLDAIVPRRELKDYIARAFDFMAA
- the obgE gene encoding GTPase ObgE; this encodes MLFIDEAKIRVKAGDGGNGCMAFRREKFVPRGGPSGGDGGQGGDVIMEASAQHNTLIHFRFNPEHKAGRGRHGEGSNCTGKDGDNIVLKVPVGTILYDDMTGERVHDFSRPDDRVIIARGGRGGRGNQHFATSTHQAPQEHEQGREGEERHYRLELKLLADVGLVGYPNVGKSTIISRISAAKPKIADYPFTTLEPNLGVVQIGKREDGNSFVVADIPGLIAGAHEGAGLGIQFLKHIERTRLLVHVLDVSEASGRPDPVEDFKVIMAELASFGAGLEKKPMIVVANKIDAAQMFAASDARTVETGLAPSRNISRAKKKKPAPRKMKTPKPSTEPEKLARLRAFAKQKRLPFYSISAVTGEGLEVFKYAMWEEVKQARTQHAAGETRAHQADLAAVAPAERKRRPRDWRK
- the lpxC gene encoding UDP-3-O-acyl-N-acetylglucosamine deacetylase yields the protein MECSGVGLHSGAPVRVRILPAAAGTGVVFRRTDLDNFEVEAVSRNVAKVSYATSLMKKGVLISTTEHLLSAFIGLGVDNAIIELDNLELPILDGSAQPFVDMVMDAGLKQQRKKRAYLRMRKEVEVREGDKFIGVYPAEGYSVSYAINFPHPLIGNEVFEVELSGDRYRREIAPARTFGFRRDERQMRNMGLIRGATPESCIVLTDDGVENGPLRFQDEFVRHKVLDLIGDLALLGKRIIGRVVADRAGHAMHTALVSRILRDRSLWEETTDEAPARSAPALTPALADRLI